The DNA segment GAGATCCTCGCCGCGCCCGCGGACGTGGGCAGCACCGCGCAGGTGGAGGCGATGATGGCGAAGGTGGCGGCGCATTTCGGGCGCATCGACATCCTGGTGAACGGCGCGGCCCACCCGGGCGGCCTGGTGCGCAGCGAGATCGAGAACGCCGACCCCGATGGCCTGCTGGAGGACATCAACATCAAGGTGGTGGGCTACATGCGTTGCGCCAAGGCGGCTGCGGCGCACATGAGGGAGGGCGGCTTCGGCCGGATCATCAATATCGGCGGGCTCACGGGGCGCGGCAGCAAGCAGCTCTCGGGCATGCGCAATGTGGCGATCTGCCACCTCACCAAGACGCTGTCGGACCAGCTCGGCCCCTCGGGCATCACGGTGAACGTGATCCACCCCGGGGTGGTGGAGACGCCGCACATCCACGAGCTCTACGCCAAGGAGGCGCGCCTGCAGGGCCTGACGCCGGAGCAGGTCGAGGCGAACTACGCCAAGGCCACGCCGATCCGCCGCGTGCTGCAGCCGCAAGAGATCGCCGACGCGGTGCTGTTCCTCGCTTCCGAGCGCGCCGGCGCGAT comes from the Paracidovorax avenae ATCC 19860 genome and includes:
- a CDS encoding SDR family NAD(P)-dependent oxidoreductase, with the protein product MDLKLKGKVAVVTGGSLGIGRAVTEALAAEGVRVAIVARSQGALEQAAREIGEKTGVEILAAPADVGSTAQVEAMMAKVAAHFGRIDILVNGAAHPGGLVRSEIENADPDGLLEDINIKVVGYMRCAKAAAAHMREGGFGRIINIGGLTGRGSKQLSGMRNVAICHLTKTLSDQLGPSGITVNVIHPGVVETPHIHELYAKEARLQGLTPEQVEANYAKATPIRRVLQPQEIADAVLFLASERAGAITGESIAVDGGITRGIFI